One part of the Equus asinus isolate D_3611 breed Donkey chromosome 6, EquAss-T2T_v2, whole genome shotgun sequence genome encodes these proteins:
- the FIGLA gene encoding factor in the germline alpha, translating into MDALPGLLGVPQAEVLEDVLREQFGPLPQLAAICRLKRLPSGGYSSTEDLQLVLERRRVANAKERERIKNLNRGFAKLKALVPFLPQSRKPSKVDILKGAIEYIQVLNDVLEGAKDCEKQDPDHQNYSNNTSEPQISLARELSRNITQHAGCAVGLKNEEEGPWADGGRG; encoded by the exons ATGGACGCCTTGCCCGGCCTCCTGGGCGTCCCGCAGGCCGAGGTGCTGGAGGACGTGCTGCGGGAGCAGTTCGGGCCGCTGCCCCAGCTGGCAGCCATCTGCCGGCTCAAGCGGCTGCCCTCGGGCGGCTACTCGTCGACCGAGGACCTCCAGTTGGTGCTGGAGCGGCGGCGCGTGGCCAACGCCAAGGAGCGCGAGCGG ataaaAAATCTCAACCGTGGTTTTGCCAAATTGAAGGCACTGGTGCCATTTCTTCCCCAAAGTAGGAAGCCTAGCAAAGTTGATATTCTTAAAGGTGCAATTGAATACATCCAAGTTCTCAATGATGTTTTGGAAGGAGCCAAAGACTGTGAG AAACAAGACCCAGATCATCAGAACTATAGCAACAATACTTCTGAACCACAGATATCCTTGGCTAGAGAGCTATCGAGAAACATCACCCAACATGCCGGCTGTGCTGTGGGCTTGAAGAATGAGGAGGAAGGGCCCTGGGCAGACGGTGGCCGTG gataA